Genomic segment of Streptomyces zhihengii:
ATCAGCGTGGGGGTGCCGCCCACGCCGCTGGCGTCGAACTTCCCGGACATCTTCATCGCCCAGGCGTCGAAGGTGCCCGCCTCCACGTTCTTGCGGAACTCGGCGTTGCCCTTCAGCGCGGGCACCGTGTCCGCGACCTCCAGCAGGTAGGAGTCCTTGGCGAAGGAGTCCTCGTTCTCCTCGGGGTGCCACTTCTCCGAGTACAGGGCCGTCTTGTACGCGGTGAACGCCTCGGGGCTCACGTCCAGCGCGGCGCCCAGGGCGCTCAGCGCGTTCTTGGAGCCCTCGCCGCCGGCGGCGTCGTCGATGAACGTGGCGCCGATGTAGGCGACCTTGTACGAGCCGTCCTCGACGCCCTTGTCCACGGACGCGCCGACCTCCTGCTCGAACACGGCGCAGACCGGGCAGCGGGAGTCCTCGTACAGCTCCAGGGTCTTCTTCGCGTCCGCCTTGCCGATCACGACCGTCGTGCCGTTCTCGCCCGAGGTGTTCTTCGGCGCGGTGATGTTCTTCGCGTCCGCCGCGGTCTCCCAGTGGGAGGGCTTGTTGGCCTGCATGATGCCGTAGCCGACGCCGCCCGCGAGGGCGAGGACCAGGACGCCGCTGCCGGCGACGATCAGCTGCCGGCGGGTCCGCTCCTTCTTGGCCTGGCGCTCGCGCTCCTCGCGCAGCCGCTCGCGGGCGGCAGCCTTGTTGGCCTGGTTGTTGCGCTTGCTCATGATCGATCACTCCGTACGGGGACGTGGGAAACTGCGGAAGGACTGGCTCCGGAAGGTGGCGCGCGCTTACGCGCAGAGCGCCACCGGACGCGGAGGTCCCCTCCGTCCCACGGAGTGCACCAGCGGCCGGGCGCGGGCCGGGCGCGGTGCGCGGTGCCCGGCACGGCCCGCGGGCCGGGCGGCGGGAGCGCCGCCGCACACGGCGGCGACGGCCAGCAGCAGCGGCCGGAAGGCGAGGGCGCCCGCGGCCCGCAGCAGGGCCGCCAGCGCCGCCTCGCCCCGCCGCAGCCAGGCGGCGGCGAACAGACCCACCCCGATGTGCGCGGCCAGCAGCACCAGCGGCACCGACGGGTCGGGGGAGGCGAGCAGCGCGGCGGGCCCGGCGGCGCCCGCCGGCTCGGCGACGCCCGGCAGCGCCGAGCCGAGGCTCCCGCCGCAGAGCACGTCGAGACCGAAGGTGCGCAGCGATCCGGCGACCGGGCCGCCGGTGGCGCCGTAACAGGTGTGCTGGCCGAAGGTGAAGACGGTGTCCGCCGCCAGTTCGAGCGGCACCAGCAGGGCCGCTATCCGCCAGAAGCCGCGCTCCCGGCCCGACAGGGCGTAGGCGGTGCCGAAGACGGCGGCGGCGAGCAGCGCCACGGTCGACAGCGGCAGCGGCGCCTGGGACAGCAGCACGTGGGACGCGGCGGACAGGGTCACGACCAGTGCCGTGAAGACCGCTGCCCGCAGCGTCCTGAGCTGCGTTCCCGATATGTCCATCGCCGGTGAGTGTGCCATGCCTTCCTGTAAGGACTCCTTAAACGGATGCCGCGGGGGACCTCGTCAGACCGCCCCGGACGCGCCCCGCAGCCCCGGGATCCTGCCGTTGCGGAAGAGGTCCACGAAGATCTGGTGGTCGCGGCGGGCCCGGGCGCCGTACTCGTGGGCGAAGCCCGTCAGCAGCTCGCCGAAGCCCTCCTCGTCGGCCGCGATCGCCGCGTCGATGGCCCGCTCGGTCGAGAACGGCACCAGCGAGTGGCCGCTCTCGTCGTCCGCCGCCGCGTGCATGGTGGCCGTCGCCCGGCCGAGGTCCGCGACGACCGCCGCGATCTGGGCCGGGTCGTCGAGGTCCGACCAGTCGAGGTCCACCGCGTACGGCGAGACCTCGGCGACGAGCTGGCCGGCGCCGTCCAGCTCCGTCCAGCCGAGCCACGGGTCGGCGTGGTCCTGGAGGGCGCGCTGGGAGATCACCGTGCGGTGGCCCTCGTGCCGGAAGTAGCCGCGGATCGCCTGATCGGTGATGTGCCGGGAGACCGCCGGGGTCTGCGCCTGCTTCATGTAGATCACGACGTCGTTCTCCAGGGCGTCGCTGTTGCCCTCCAGGAGGATGTTGTACGAGGGGAGCCCGGCGGAGCCGATGCCGATGCCCCGCCGGCCCACCACGTCCTTCACCCGGTACGAGTCGGGCCGGGTGAGGCTCGACTCCGGCAGCGTCTCCAGATAGCCGTCGAACGCCGCGAGCACCTTGTAGCGCATGGCGGCGTCCAGCTCGACCGCCCCGCCGCCCGCCGCGAAGCGGCGCTCGTAGTCGCGGATCTCGGTCATCGAGTCCAGCAGCGAGAACCTGGTCAGCGAGCGGGCCGTGCGCAGCGCCCCGAGCAGCGGCCCCTCGGCGGTGTCCAGCGTGAACGGCGGCAGCTCGTCCGTCTTGGCGCCCGCCGCCAGGGCGTGGATGCGCTCGCGGTAGGCCGCGGCGAAGATCCGCACCAGGTCCGTGATCTGGTCGTCGCCGAGCGCCTTGGTGTAGCCGATCAGGGCGAGCGAGGCGGCGAGCCGCTTCAGGTCCCAGGTGAAGGGGCCGACGTACGCCTCGTCGAAGTCGTTGACGTTGAAGATCAGCCGGCCGTTGGCGTCCATGTAGGTGCCGAAGTTCTCGGCGTGGAGATCGCCGTGGATCCACACCCGGCCGGTGCGCTCGTCCAGGAACGGGCCGCCGTGCCGCTCGGCCTCCAGGTCGCTGTAGAACAGGCAGGCCGTGCCCCGGTAGAAGGCGAAGGCGGAGGCGGCCATCTTGCGGAACTTGACCCGGAAGGCGGCCGGGTCGGCGGCCAGGAGCTCGCCGAAGGCGGTGTCGAACACGGCGAGGATCTCCTCGCCGCGCTGCTCGGCGGTGGGCTGCGGGACCGGCATCGCGGGGTGCCTCCTGGTGCATGGCGTACGGGACAGCGTTTCCGTCCGGTACCAACGCGCGGCGGCGCGCGGGAGTGCCCGCCCGGGGCGCGCCGGAGGGCCGGTGGTTCCCCCTCGGGCTGTCCGCCGGGCGTCGTAGACTTCCAGGCTGACCCCCCAGACCGCCTTCGGGCCGTCGACCGTCGTTCTCTCGGAGGCGCACCGCCGTGACCAAGCCGCCCTTCACGCACCTGCACGTCCACACCCAGTACTCGCTGCTGGACGGTGCCGCGCGGCTGGGGGACATGTTCAAGGCGTGCAACGAGATGGGCATGACGCACATCGCCATGTCCGACCACGGCAACCTCCACGGCGCCTACGACTTCTTCCACTCCGCGAAGAAGGCCGGGGTCACCCCGATCATCGGCATCGAGGCGTACGTCGCCCCCGAGTCCCGGCGCAACAAGCGCAAGATCCAGTGGGGCCAGCCGCACCAGAAGCGCGACGACGTCTCCGGCTCCGGCGGCTACACCCACAAGACCATCTGGGCGGCGAACGCCACGGGTCTGCACAACCTCTTCCGGCTCTCCTCCGACGCCTACGCCGAGGGCTGGCTCCAGAAGTGGCCGCGGATGGACAAGGAGACCATCGCCCAGTGGTCCGAGGGGCTGATCGCCTCCACCGGCTGCCCCTCCGGCGAGCTCCAGACCCGGCTGCGGCTCGGCCAGTTCGACGAGGCGCTGAAGTCGGCCTCCGAGTACCAGGACATCTTCGGCAAGGACCGGTACTTCCTGGAGCTGATGGACCACGGCATCGAGATCGAGCGCCGGGTCCGCGACGGGCTCCTGGAGATCGGCAAGAAGCTCGGCATCCCCCCGCTGGTCACCAACGACTCGCACTACACCTACGCGCACGAGGCCACCGCCCACGACGCGCTGCTGTGCATCCAGACCGGCAAGAACCTCTCCGACCCGGACCGCTTCCGCTTCGACGGCACCGGCTACTACCTCAAGTCGACCGACGAGATGTACGCCATCGACTCCTCGGACGCCTGGCAGGAGGGCTGCGCGAACACCCTGCTGGTCGCCCAGCAGGTCGACACCGAGGGCATGTTCGTCGAGCGCAACCTGATGCCGAAGTTC
This window contains:
- a CDS encoding DsbA family protein; the encoded protein is MSKRNNQANKAAARERLREERERQAKKERTRRQLIVAGSGVLVLALAGGVGYGIMQANKPSHWETAADAKNITAPKNTSGENGTTVVIGKADAKKTLELYEDSRCPVCAVFEQEVGASVDKGVEDGSYKVAYIGATFIDDAAGGEGSKNALSALGAALDVSPEAFTAYKTALYSEKWHPEENEDSFAKDSYLLEVADTVPALKGNAEFRKNVEAGTFDAWAMKMSGKFDASGVGGTPTLMMDGKKVTAEGSDTAPMTAEQFDAAMDKALAG
- a CDS encoding DUF2252 domain-containing protein translates to MPVPQPTAEQRGEEILAVFDTAFGELLAADPAAFRVKFRKMAASAFAFYRGTACLFYSDLEAERHGGPFLDERTGRVWIHGDLHAENFGTYMDANGRLIFNVNDFDEAYVGPFTWDLKRLAASLALIGYTKALGDDQITDLVRIFAAAYRERIHALAAGAKTDELPPFTLDTAEGPLLGALRTARSLTRFSLLDSMTEIRDYERRFAAGGGAVELDAAMRYKVLAAFDGYLETLPESSLTRPDSYRVKDVVGRRGIGIGSAGLPSYNILLEGNSDALENDVVIYMKQAQTPAVSRHITDQAIRGYFRHEGHRTVISQRALQDHADPWLGWTELDGAGQLVAEVSPYAVDLDWSDLDDPAQIAAVVADLGRATATMHAAADDESGHSLVPFSTERAIDAAIAADEEGFGELLTGFAHEYGARARRDHQIFVDLFRNGRIPGLRGASGAV